The Neochlamydia sp. S13 genome has a segment encoding these proteins:
- a CDS encoding leucine-rich repeat domain-containing protein, with protein sequence MHFPQEGISKQAFILDKIYKLEDRLSEGEKAKAIFKQTFALARALAPLELEFKWRTEEKRCFTLVNYSSYLININRLLMWKKLPGGEEYLSQEKIKYLPLEKQGELFRKWIESHGKNIRNLSLAEVGLTLLPAEIGCLSQLQELSLTNNRLTTLPAEIRQLAQLQILYLSGNQLTALPAEAGQLSKLERLFLSANQLTALPTKIGQASQLKWLYLDDNRFTTFPIEIRHLSQMQKLDLSYNQLTTLPAEIGQLAKLEMLNLDDNQLTNLPIEIGQLSQLQTLSLSYNQLTALPIEMGQLLQLRWLDLENNKLTTLPAEMGQLTERLNLKLDGNPLKSIPSELKKRFRL encoded by the coding sequence ATGCACTTTCCTCAAGAAGGTATTAGCAAGCAGGCTTTTATTTTAGATAAAATTTATAAGCTAGAGGATAGGCTTTCTGAAGGAGAAAAAGCCAAGGCAATCTTCAAGCAAACCTTTGCTCTAGCTAGAGCGCTTGCCCCTTTGGAGTTAGAATTTAAATGGAGAACCGAGGAGAAGAGATGTTTTACTCTGGTTAATTATTCCTCTTATCTTATAAATATTAATCGCCTATTAATGTGGAAAAAACTTCCTGGTGGGGAAGAATACTTAAGTCAAGAAAAAATTAAGTATTTACCTTTAGAAAAACAAGGAGAGCTTTTCAGAAAGTGGATTGAAAGCCATGGTAAAAATATTAGGAATTTATCGTTAGCGGAAGTTGGCTTAACGCTTTTGCCTGCAGAAATAGGTTGTCTTTCTCAACTGCAAGAGCTTAGCTTAACTAACAACCGGCTTACCACGCTTCCTGCAGAGATAAGGCAACTTGCCCAGTTGCAAATTCTTTACTTAAGCGGCAATCAGCTCACCGCCCTTCCTGCAGAAGCAGGGCAGCTCTCTAAGTTAGAAAGGCTTTTTTTAAGCGCAAATCAGCTCACGGCTCTTCCTACTAAGATAGGCCAGGCCTCCCAGCTGAAATGGCTTTACTTAGATGACAATCGGTTTACTACTTTTCCTATAGAGATTAGACATCTCTCTCAAATGCAAAAGCTTGATTTATCCTATAATCAGCTTACTACCCTTCCTGCAGAGATAGGGCAGCTGGCTAAGCTTGAAATGCTTAATTTAGATGACAACCAACTTACCAATCTCCCGATAGAAATAGGGCAGTTATCGCAGCTGCAGACGCTTAGCTTAAGTTACAATCAGCTTACTGCTCTTCCTATAGAGATGGGACAGCTTTTGCAGTTACGTTGGCTTGACTTAGAGAACAACAAGCTCACCACCCTTCCTGCAGAGATGGGTCAGCTAACTGAACGGTTAAATCTTAAGCTAGACGGGAATCCGCTGAAAA